A genomic region of Oryza glaberrima chromosome 1, OglaRS2, whole genome shotgun sequence contains the following coding sequences:
- the LOC127783963 gene encoding protein RAE1-like, whose translation MASFTAGGGGANNNPNKSLEVNPAPGDSVSSLSFSPKANHLVATSWDNQVRCWEIQPGGQCQAKASISHDQPVLCSAWKDDGTTVFSGGCDKQIKMWPLLSGGQPTVLSGHEAPVKELAWIPQMNLLVSGSWDKTLRYWDVRQPQPAHVQQLPERCYALSLSYPLMVVGTADRNVIVFNMQNPQAEFKRIVSPLKLQTRCLAAFPDQQGFLVGSIEGRVGVHHVDDGQQGKNFTFKCHRDGNDIYAVNALNFHPVHHTFATSGSDGGFNFWDKDSKQRLKAFNKCPSPITCSTFNQDGSIFAYAVCYDWSKGAEKHNPSTAKTNIFLHSVQESEVKGKPRVNKK comes from the exons ATGGCGAGCTttaccgccggcggcggcggcgccaacaaCAACCCCAACAAGTCCCTCGAG GTGAATCCGGCGCCCGGGGACTCGGTTTCCAGCCTCAGCTTCAGTCCCAAGGCGAACCACCTCGTCGCCACATCATGGGACAACCAG GTTCGTTGCTGGGAGATCCAGCCTGGAGGCCAATGCCAAGCGAAGGCCTCGATCTCGCACGATCAGCCG GTGCTGTGCTCGGCATGGAAGGATGATGGGACTACTGTTTTTTCGGGAGGTTGTGATAAACAGATTAAGATGTGGCCGCTGCTCTCCGGTGGGCAGCCCACGGTTTTATCAGGGCATGAAGCACCGGTCAAAGAGCTTGCCTGGATACCACAGATGAACCTTCTTGTTAGTGGGAGCTGGGACAAGACTCTGAG GTACTGGGATGTTCGACAACCTCAGCCAGCACATGTTCAGCAACTACCTGAGCGCTGTTATGCTCTCTCACTTAGTTATCCTCTCATGGTGGTTGGCACTGCTGATCGAAATGTAATAGTCTTCAATATGCAGAATCCACAg GCTGAATTCAAGAGGATTGTGTCACCTTTAAAACTCCAGACAAGGTGTCTTGCTGCATTTCCTGATCAGCAAGGGTTTCTG GTTGGATCGATAGAAGGACGAGTTGGTGTTCATCATGTTGATGATGGTCAACAAGGGAAAAACTTTACATTTAAATGTCACCGTGATGGCAATGACATATACGCTGTTAACGCATTGAACTTTCACCCT GTGCACCATACTTTTGCCACTTCGGGCTCTGATGGAGGTTTCAACTTTTGGGACAAGGACAGTAAGCAAAGGCTTAAG GCTTTCAATAAGTGTCCGTCACCCATCACATGCAGTACATTCAATCAGGATGGCTCAATATTTGCTTATGCG GTATGCTATGATTGGAGCAAGGGTGCCGAGAAGCACAATCCTTCTACTGCAAAAACAAATATCTTtctccatagtgtccag GAATCTGAGGTCAAAGGAAAGCCCCGTGTTAATAAGAAGTAG
- the LOC127754993 gene encoding protein RADIALIS-like 2 — translation MASMSVSSSRAPQWTARQNEQFERALAVYDRDTPERWHNIARDVAGKSADEVKRYYDLLVEDVKRIETGKVPFPAYRCPPPATAG, via the exons ATGGCGTCGATGTCGGTGAGCTCGTCGAGGGCGCCGCAGTGGACGGCGAGGCAGAACGAGCAGTTCGAGCGGGCGCTGGCGGTGTACGACAGGGACACGCCGGAGCGGTGGCACAACATCGCGCGCGACGTTGCGGGGAAGTCCGCCGACGAGGTGAAGCGCTACTACGACCTGCTCGTGGAGGACGTCAAGCGCATCGAGACCGGGAAGGTGCCCTTCCCCGCGTACAGGTGCCCCCCGCCCGCGACTGCAG GCTGA
- the LOC127760186 gene encoding CBS domain-containing protein CBSX3, mitochondrial-like translates to MDLHGIRGKVALNPVLKLPQGELVVFTDQFEPGIGRRTSAALQHLLQELLSRLKMQGITKALRFHGKQLKLTVLQHMNKGIFSWATLISRIQTESPTVIIPHIGLENIRVREILNAKGEAKAGAVYWCCTSHFVHEAIKHMTAHNIGALVVLKSGDEKQLAGIVTERDFARKILLPGRPSEETRVGDIMTEEDKLITVSSNTNILQAMELMTERHIRHVPVFDEKVVGMITIGDVVKTIVDQQHQEVKQLKKYIRGDYY, encoded by the exons ATGGATTTGCATGGGATAAGAGGCAAAGTAGCTCTGAATCCCGTTCTTAAACTCCCACAAGGAGAGCTCGTCGTCTTCACCGATCAATTCGAGCCAGGAATAGGCAGAAGAACGAGTGCAGCACTGCAGCATTTGCTCCAGGAATTGTTAAG CAGATTAAAGATGCAAGGAATTACAAAGGCACTACGCTTCCATGGGAAGCAACTTAAGCTCACGGTTTTACAACATATGAACAAGGGGATCTTCTCATGGGCGACCCTGATTTCGCGCATACAAACTGAATCTCCGACTGTAATTATTCCTCACATTGGACTAGAGAACATCAGAGTCAGAGAGATTCTGAATGCGAAAGGGGAGGCTAAAGCTGGAGCCGTCTACTGGTGCTGCACCAGTCATTTTGTACATGAAGCCATCAAGCAT ATGACAGCCCATAATATCGGAGCTCTGGTGGTGCTCAAGTCTGGGGATGAGAAGCAGCTGGCAGGAATCGTAACTGAGAGAG ATTTCGCTAGGAAGATCCTTTTACCAGGACGGCCTTCAGAAGAAACAAGAGTTGGAGACATTATGACAGAAGAG GACAAGCTAATAACAGTGTCGAGCAATACCAATATTCTGCAGGCAATGGAGCTAATGACAG AGAGGCATATTCGCCATGTTCCTGTTTTTGATGAGAAGGTAGTCGGCATGATTACCATCGGTGACGTTGTCAAGACAATCGTGGACCAGCAGCACCAAGAAGTAAAACAATTGAAGAAATACATTAGAGGAGATTACTATTAG
- the LOC127760275 gene encoding protein RADIALIS-like 3: MASSSKASSSSSASAASSEWTKQQNKQFERALAVYDTDAPDRWHNVARYMGGAKSAEEVRRHYERLQADVEQIEAGGVPFSLGYGATPQAGRR, translated from the coding sequence ATGGCATCCAGCTCCAAggcctcgtcctcgtcgtcggcgtcggcggcgtcgtcggagtGGACGAAGCAGCAGAACAAGCAGTTCGAGCGCGCCCTGGCGGTGTACGACACCGACGCCCCGGACCGGTGGCACAACGTCGCCCGCTACATGGGCGGCGCCAAGTCCGCCGAGGAGGTGCGCCGCCACTACGAGCGGCTCCAGGCGGATGTCGAGCAGATTGAGGCCGGCGGCGTGCCGTTCTCCTTGGGCTACGGCGCCACGCCACaggccggccgccgctag
- the LOC127768524 gene encoding laccase-2, which produces MASAASSLPLLVSSLLLALFALGAHADVKRYQFDIVMSNVSRLCHEKAMVTVNGSYPGPTIYAREGDRVIVNVTNHVKHNMTIHWHGLKQRRNGWADGPAYVTQCPIGSGGSYVYDFNVTRQRGTLWWHAHIAWMRATVHGAIVILPAAGVPYPFPKPDDEAEIVLGEWWHADVETVERQGSMLGMAPNMSDAHTINGKPGPLVPFCSEKHTYALQVQSGKTYLLRIINAAVNDELFFSIAGHNMTVVEIDATYTKPFAASTVQLSPGQTMNVLVSADQSPGRYFMVAKPFNDVPIPADNKTATAILQYAGVPTSVVPALPQTMPATNSTGSVAAFHDKLRSLNSPRYPADVPLAVDRHLLYTIGLNIDPCETCLNRSRLAASLNNITFVMPRTALLQAHYYGQKGVFAADFPDRPPARFNYTGVPLTAGLGTSLGTRLSKIAYNATVELVLQDTNLLSVESHPFHLHGYNFFVVGRGVGNFDPAKDPAKYNLVDPPERNTVGVPAGGWTAIRFRADNPGVWFLHCHLEVHTSWGLKMAFLVEDGRGPDESVLPPPKDLPKC; this is translated from the exons ATGGCCTCTGCTGCGTCCAGTCTCCCTCTGCTGGTTTCGTCTCTTCTGCTTGCCCTTTTCGCCCTCGGTGCACATGCCGATGTCAAGAGATACCAATTTGAT ATTGTGATGAGCAACGTGAGCAGATTGTGCCACGAGAAAGCCATGGTGACGGTGAACGGGAGCTACCCGGGGCCGACCATCTACGCGCGCGAAGGAGACCGGGTCATCGTCAACGTGACCAACCACGTGAAGCACAACATGACGATCCACTGGCACGGGCTGAAGCAGCGGCGGAACGGGTGGGCGGACGGGCCGGCGTACGTGACGCAGTGCCCgatcggcagcggcgggagctACGTGTACGACTTCAACGTGACGAGGCAGCGCGGCACGCTGTGGTGGCACGCGCACATCGCGTGGATGCGCGCCACCGTGCACGGCGCCATCGTCATCCTCCCCGCGGCCGGCGTCCCCTACCCGTTCCCCAAGCCCGACGACGAGGCCGAGATCGTCCTCGGCGAGTGGTGGCACGCGGACGTGGAGACTGTGGAGAGGCAGGGCAGCATGCTCGGCATGGCGCCCAACATGTCGGATGCGCACACCATCAACGGCAAGCCCGGCCCGCTCGTCCCGTTCTGCTCCGAGAAAC ATACCTACGCGTTGCAGGTGCAGAGCGGCAAGACGTACCTCCTCCGGATCATCAACGCTGCAGTCAACGACGAGCTCTTCTTCTCGATCGCCGGCCACAACATGACGGTGGTCGAGATCGACGCGACCTACACCAAGCCGTTCGCCGCGTCCACCGTCCAGCTCTCCCCGGGGCAGACCATGAACGTGCTCGTCAGTGCCGACCAGAGTCCCGGCCGGTACTTCATGGTCGCCAAGCCCTTCAACGACGTGCCCATCCCCGCCGACAACAAGACGGCCACCGCCATCCTCCAGTACGCCGGCGTCCCGACCTCCGTCGTCCCGGCGCTGCCCCAGACGATGCCGGCCACGAACAGCACCGGCTCCGTGGCCGCGTTCCACGACAAGCTGCGGAGCCTCAACTCGCCGCGGTACCCGGCTGACGtgccgctcgccgtcgaccgGCACCTGCTCTACACCATCGGGCTCAACATCGACCCGTGCGAGACGTGCCTGAACAGGTCGCGCCTCGCGGCGTCGCTGAACAACATCACCTTCGTGATGCCGCGGACGGCGCTGCTGCAGGCGCACTACTACGGCCAGAAGGGCGTGTTCGCCGCCGACTTCCCGGACCGCCCGCCGGCGCGGTTCAACTACACGGGCGTGCCGCTCACCGCCGGCCTCGGCACGTCGCTCGGCACGAGGCTGAGCAAGATCGCGTACAACGCCACCGTGGAGCTGGTGCTGCAGGACACCAACCTCCTGTCCGTCGAGTCGCACCCGTTCCACCTCCACGGCTACAACTTCTTCGTCGTCGGGAGAGGCGTCGGCAACTTCGACCCGGCCAAGGACCCCGCCAAGTACAACCTCGTCGACCCGCCGGAGAGGAACACCGTCGGCGTGCCCGCCGGAGGCTGGACCGCGATCAGGTTCAGAGCAGACAACCCAG
- the LOC127760010 gene encoding putative pectinesterase 11 has product MPMPLYGVVNSPCRSHCRAAATLLVSVSLLCSCFAIAMPSVVVTVDQSGKGDHRRIQDAIDAAPANDSSRTVIRIKPGVYREKVVVDKPYVTLTGTSATSTVIAWNESWVSDESPTVSVLASDFVAKRLTFQNTFGDSAPAVAVRVAGDRAAFYGCRFVSFQDTLLDETGRHYYRGCYVQGATDFIFGNGRALFDKCHLHSTSPDGAGGAFTAQQRSSESEETGYSFVGCKLTGLGAGTSILGRPWGPYSRVVFALTYMSSTVRPQGWDDWGDPSNQRTAFYGQYQCYGDGSKTDGRVAWSHDLTQAEAAPFITKAWVDGQQWLR; this is encoded by the exons ATGCCGATGCCGTTATATGGGGTGGTCAACTCGCCGTGCCGCAGCCACTGCAGGGCCGCGGCAACGTTGTTGGTCTCGGTGTCCCTGCTCTGCTCTTGCTTCGCCATCGCCATGCCGAGCGTCGTCGTCACGGTCGACCAGTCCGGCAAGGGCGACCACCGGAGGATCCAGGACGCGATCGATGCCGCCCCGGCAAACGACTCCTCCCGCACCGTCATTCGGATCAAGCCCGGGGTTTACAG GGAGAAGGTCGTGGTGGACAAGCCGTACGTGACGCTGACCGGCACGAGCGCGACCTCGACGGTGATCGCCTGGAACGAGTCGTGGGTCTCCGACGAGTCCCCCACCGTGTCCGTGCTGGCCTCCGACTTCGTCGCCAAGCGCCTGACGTTTCAG AACACGTTCGGGGACagcgcgccggcggtggcggtgagggTCGCCGGAGACAGGGCGGCGTTCTACGGGTGCAGGTTCGTGTCGTTCCAGGACACGCTCCTCGACGAGACGGGGCGGCACTACTACCGCGGCTGCTACGTGCAGGGCGCCACCGACTTCATATTCGGAAACGGCCGGGCTCTGTTTGAC AAATGCCACCTGCACTCCACGTCGCCcgatggcgccggcggggcGTTCACGGCGCAGCAGCGGTCGTCGGAATCGGAGGAGACGGGGTACAGCTTCGTGGGGTGCAAGCTGACCGGCCTCGGCGCCGGCACCTCCATCCTGGGCCGGCCGTGGGGGCCATACTCCCGCGTCGTCTTCGCGCTCACCTACATGTCCTCCACCGTCAGGCCCCAAGGCTGGGACGACTGGGGCGACCCCTCCAATCAGCG GACGGCGTTCTATGGGCAGTACCAGTGCTACGGCGACGGATCGAAGACCGACGGCAGGGTTGCCTGGTCTCACGACCTGACGCAGGCCGAGGCGGCGCCGTTCATCACCAAGGCTTGGGTTGATGGGCAGCAATGGCTTCGGTAG